In the Triticum aestivum cultivar Chinese Spring chromosome 2B, IWGSC CS RefSeq v2.1, whole genome shotgun sequence genome, GTACCTCGGCCGCAACGCGCTCCGCGGCGAGCTCCCCGACGCCGCCGTCATCCCCGGCGGCTGCGTCGTCACGGCGGGCGTGGACGTCTTCGCCGCGAGCCCCAGCGCGCTCCCCTTCCAGGCGAGCCACAGGGGGCCGCACGGGGAGGTGTGGGGCTacttcgccgccgcggccccgacCGCCGACAGCGCCCAGCCTGCGTCGGGCGGGTGCTGGGTGCGGCACGGCGCCGAGAAGCGGTACGACCTCAAGGGGGAGCCGCTCGGCTACCGGAGCAGGTACGCGTTCTACGTCACGCGGGCGGAACGGGCTCGGGTGGTGTGGACGCCGACGCGGTGGCTGATGAAGGAGTACCGCCTCCACAAGGATGCGGCCGTCTTCCGCAGCAAGCTGCCCGAGCACCCCAACGCCAACATGGATTCCGTGGTCCGCATGGTCTTCACGAAGCAGGCGGTTCCCGTGCCGCCGCCTGCCCCCTCCGGCTTGGTGGTCCGGCGGGTAGGAGGCAGCGTTCCGTCGCGCCAAGCCCAACCAACCCGGGCGGCGTTCGTCAAGGCCCGAGGGGGCGCTCCACCGCTACTGCCGTGTGCCTGCCGTGGCGAGATGCTCCGGCCAGGAGGAAGCCCCCTTCCGCCGCGCTCGGACCGACCACCTAAGGTCATCGAGAAGCCGGTGATCCCCGCGACGCCTGCGCACTCCGGCGTAAACGAGGACGCCGGCAACCTCAGCGACAATGCCATGTCGTGGACGCGCGTCTGCGGGGAGTACAACTACAGCTACAAGGTACCCAGCGGCCGCCAGATCATCGTCGAGTACCTCGGCCCCAAGGCGACCACTGGCAAGATCGCCGACCGCGCCGCCCCGGGCTTCGTCGCGGAGGGCGTGGACATCTTCGCGGCGAGCCCGGACGCGCTCCCCTTCCCGCCCAGCCACAGGAAGCAGGACGGGGAGGCGTGGGGCTACTTCTTCGCGGCGAAGCCCGCCAGCAGCATGCGGCGGGCGCCCGGCGGGTGGTGGATGCAGTACGGCGACGCGAAGGGGTACGAGTTCCGCGGGGAGGTGTACGCCCGCCACCGCAGGTTCGCGTTCCGCGCGGCGCgggcggacgacggcggcggcaaggTGACGTGGGAGCAGACGCGGTGGCTGATGAAGGAGTACGCGCTCCACAAGGGCGCGGCCGCCTTCCGCGGCGCGACAGCCGGCCCGGCAGGTGCCAACATGGACCTGGTGGTCTACAAGGTGTTCACGAAGCCGGtggtccctccgccgccgccgccgccgccaccagcccgctCGAGCGACGCGGAGAACCAGGCGAGGAATGGCGCCGGATCTAGTTCACGCTCGGATGCGCCCAGGATTGTTTTCGACATTGATCTGAACAACTAGCCGCTCACGCCCCGGGCTCGTTGTGGCAGAGGTCTCGTTTGATCACCCGAAACACAATTGCAGGAACACGGAAGGGAATTACCCCGGCTGTTTCTTCAGTGACCTCCGTTGCAGCCAGCAAACGTTCACGAAGCTCTTGATTCGCCTTGCAAGGATTTTTGTTGGCAACTGCACTACTCTCTGAAAGTGAAGAAACTTGTACAGGTGAGAGTTGGTAGGAATGTTGCCGCTTGTTCTTTGCATATCATGACATTTTGATCTGTTTGTCCTTCTATGGTCATCTTGTACTGATACTGATTACTGCAATTGGCAAGAACAGATGAACTGATGGTGCCTACATTTTCGCAAGCAAGTACATGGCCATTCATACTGAAATGAAATCATGAAAAGATATCAGTAATTTGATTGTGCACGTCAGTGTGACTATACATCCAGAAGCAACAATGTGATTGATTATATACAGAGATATTCTCAAAGGAAAACTAATAAGTTGTACTCCTAGAGGAAAACATGAACTGATGAATCTGCAGGCAGCCTTTCGATAATATTTATGAATCTCGGGTAGATATTGGTAGTAACTAATCACTACTTGTTGCACAAAAATTCAGCTGGGTCGAAGATTATGGACTTCCATTCTTCTGTTCTAACACTGCATAATAAACTTTAGAAATGATTCGCTACCCACATGGCCATACAACATCCTGTTAAGAAAGAACTGCTCGAGTCTAAATCGCCTCCTCTTCGTCAAAGAAGTCCCAGAGGTCTCCATAGTCACTTTCTGCTTCCAACCTCATCTTAGCAGATAGATCCATCTCTCCTAGGGATTCAAGACCCTTGACCAGTATTATGTATGTTATCCTATCAGGTTCACTGTCCCATAGTTTCATAAGACGGAAGCAGTCCATTGTTAATTGTGTGAACTCAGCATCTAAGAGTGTCTTCAGAAGCAGATTGAAACCATCCGTGTCGGGTTCCAATTGTTCCCTCTTCAGATACGAACAGGCTTTGCCAACCTCGGACCTCAATTCTTTGCTAGCAAGCACTGTAATAAGATCAACATACCAGAACAACCTAGGTTTGTACCAGTG is a window encoding:
- the LOC123045743 gene encoding protein THYLAKOID ASSEMBLY 8, chloroplastic; protein product: MLSSSLAFSPHHLAPSPSAVRRSTSSTITMRDRGKNRKPMQRGRYLSTEAIQAVQSLKRATLSGAPAGGAVATDPKLRRLLKADMVAVFRELAAQGEAHLALKVFEEIRKEHWYKPRLFWYVDLITVLASKELRSEVGKACSYLKREQLEPDTDGFNLLLKTLLDAEFTQLTMDCFRLMKLWDSEPDRITYIILVKGLESLGEMDLSAKMRLEAESDYGDLWDFFDEEEAI